A genomic window from Terrisporobacter glycolicus ATCC 14880 = DSM 1288 includes:
- the spoIIP gene encoding stage II sporulation protein P produces the protein MIKNKIKAIKIGFLIVCILPTISQALDKEDILKYLVKSSYPEVKVIDKEDKDNKDSDDNSKSIDNIKSNTNSKDDKEYVNVYVGEENKPESKEEKKSKETSNVIDSSYTNDIRVTKDKPQMLIYHTHSSETYSDSPKNNYHSTDIEHSVMSVGSVLSTELSEKGWGVVHTTKYNDLSYNDAYATSAKTMKSILSKYNSIKVSIDLHRDGQSVSSAQAKKTVHDKYTTKINGETVAKFFLVVGQRNQNVGELKRQAEEITALAEKKYPGLVCPVVTKQYGRFNQYMADNGLLIEIGNNATSTKEAQATCKYLAEILNEYYSDIK, from the coding sequence ATGATTAAAAATAAAATAAAAGCTATAAAAATTGGATTTTTAATAGTTTGTATTTTGCCTACTATTTCTCAAGCATTAGATAAAGAAGATATATTAAAATATTTGGTGAAGTCATCTTATCCTGAAGTAAAAGTGATAGACAAAGAAGATAAGGATAATAAAGATTCTGATGATAATTCAAAATCTATAGATAATATAAAAAGTAATACAAATAGTAAAGATGACAAAGAATATGTTAATGTTTATGTTGGTGAGGAAAATAAGCCAGAATCAAAAGAAGAAAAGAAATCAAAAGAAACTAGCAATGTTATTGATTCAAGTTACACTAATGATATAAGAGTAACAAAGGACAAGCCCCAAATGCTTATATATCATACTCACAGTAGTGAAACTTATTCTGATTCACCCAAAAACAATTATCACTCAACAGATATAGAACATTCAGTTATGTCTGTAGGAAGTGTTTTATCTACAGAATTATCAGAAAAGGGCTGGGGTGTAGTTCATACTACTAAGTATAATGACCTATCTTATAATGATGCTTATGCAACTAGTGCTAAGACAATGAAGTCCATACTATCTAAGTATAATTCTATTAAAGTAAGCATAGATTTACATAGAGATGGACAAAGTGTAAGTAGTGCACAAGCTAAAAAGACGGTGCACGATAAATATACAACTAAAATAAATGGAGAAACTGTTGCAAAGTTTTTTTTAGTAGTTGGTCAGAGAAACCAAAATGTGGGTGAATTAAAAAGACAAGCAGAAGAAATTACTGCTTTAGCGGAAAAGAAATATCCAGGATTAGTTTGTCCAGTAGTTACAAAACAATATGGTAGATTTAATCAATATATGGCAGACAATGGATTGTTAATAGAAATAGGCAATAATGCAACAAGTACAAAAGAAGCGCAGGCTACATGTAAATATTTGGCAGAAATACTTAATGAGTATTATTCTGATATAAAATAA
- the gpr gene encoding GPR endopeptidase gives MIKIRTDLALEAREIIEESSNSSEIPGVKTINKQLDDCVVTKVEVLNEQGSQIMNKGIGTYVTLESKLMKYDDDESREQIISYLANELKDIFGSEEHKKTLVIGLGNWNITSDALGPKSVSKTLVTRHIFKNYNKDYDDDFAEVAALSPGVMGITGIETSETVKAIVDIIKPDRVVAIDALASRKMDRVNSTIQISTAGISPGGGVGNKRKALNKEYLGVDVIAIGVPTVVDAATLTSDVLDMAVNNLMEQSDEGEVFYKMLQKLQEEEKYQLIKDSLDPYDKNLIVTPKDIDETIENLSIIISEGLNRSLHPGRTS, from the coding sequence ATGATAAAAATTAGAACTGACCTAGCTCTAGAAGCAAGGGAGATAATAGAAGAAAGCAGTAATAGTAGTGAAATACCAGGAGTTAAAACAATAAATAAACAACTTGATGACTGTGTAGTTACAAAAGTCGAAGTATTAAATGAGCAAGGTTCTCAAATAATGAATAAAGGAATTGGAACATACGTAACATTAGAAAGTAAATTGATGAAATATGATGACGATGAATCAAGAGAACAAATAATAAGTTATTTAGCTAACGAACTTAAAGATATTTTTGGTTCAGAGGAACACAAGAAAACTTTAGTAATTGGACTTGGTAACTGGAACATAACATCTGATGCACTAGGGCCAAAATCAGTATCAAAAACCCTCGTAACACGTCATATATTTAAAAACTATAATAAGGACTATGATGATGATTTCGCTGAGGTCGCTGCACTTAGCCCAGGGGTTATGGGTATTACTGGGATAGAAACTAGCGAAACTGTTAAAGCAATAGTAGATATTATTAAACCAGATAGAGTAGTTGCCATAGATGCACTTGCCTCAAGAAAAATGGACAGAGTAAATTCTACTATACAAATATCTACAGCAGGAATATCTCCAGGTGGAGGAGTAGGTAATAAAAGGAAGGCTCTAAATAAAGAATACTTGGGAGTAGATGTTATAGCTATAGGTGTGCCAACAGTAGTTGATGCGGCTACTTTAACTAGTGATGTACTAGACATGGCAGTCAATAATTTAATGGAACAATCTGATGAAGGGGAAGTATTTTATAAAATGCTTCAAAAATTACAGGAAGAAGAAAAATATCAACTAATTAAAGACTCTCTAGATCCTTATGATAAAAACTTGATTGTTACTCCTAAGGATATAGATGAAACTATAGAAAATCTATCAATAATAATTAGTGAAGGATTAAATAGATCTCTTCATCCGGGGAGAACTTCGTAA
- the rpsT gene encoding 30S ribosomal protein S20: MANIKSAKKRIKVIDKKTALNKARKSQLKTAIRRFDEAVTAGNVEEATARFQYAQKRIYQVASKGTIHKNAAARKVAKLAQKLNAMNA, translated from the coding sequence GTGGCAAACATAAAATCAGCTAAAAAGAGAATAAAAGTTATCGATAAGAAAACTGCTTTAAACAAAGCTAGAAAATCTCAGTTAAAAACTGCTATAAGAAGATTCGATGAAGCTGTTACTGCAGGTAACGTTGAAGAAGCTACAGCTAGATTCCAATATGCTCAAAAGAGAATATACCAAGTAGCATCTAAAGGAACTATACACAAAAACGCTGCAGCTAGAAAAGTTGCTAAATTAGCTCAAAAATTAAACGCAATGAACGCATAA
- the holA gene encoding DNA polymerase III subunit delta, which translates to MDYKDIIRNIKNKNFDNIYLLYGREYYLIDNAIKSFKESLNESMIDFNLDIIDGKEVFLDQLLSSIETLPFMDDKKITIVKDFELLKGKRKNLSEGDEKYFIDYLDNISESTVLVFVVYGEVDKRKKIAKKIQEKGVVFNCDKISDMDLFKWTKRKFESFGAIIENEQVMYFIESQGYRDKNSEKTLSDLENEIIKISSFVGKGNKVNNEIIDRLSQKKIENDIFKLIDYMGEKNSSSAIKILNDMISEGESVLGIFAMISRQFKIVLQVRNLQIEGTSVNDICEKLSLRQFVVNKALKQSRNFSDNIIIDMLNFILENDFKIKNGLIKDTLAIEILVSKYCQRNIS; encoded by the coding sequence ATGGATTACAAGGATATTATAAGGAATATTAAAAATAAAAATTTTGACAATATATATCTTTTATATGGTAGAGAATATTACTTAATTGATAATGCCATAAAAAGCTTTAAAGAAAGCCTTAATGAGTCTATGATTGATTTCAATTTAGATATAATAGATGGTAAAGAGGTTTTTTTAGATCAATTGCTAAGTTCTATAGAAACTCTGCCTTTTATGGATGATAAAAAAATCACCATAGTAAAAGATTTTGAACTCTTAAAAGGAAAAAGAAAGAATCTTTCCGAAGGTGATGAAAAATACTTTATAGATTATTTAGATAATATATCAGAAAGTACAGTTTTAGTATTTGTCGTGTACGGAGAAGTGGACAAAAGAAAGAAGATAGCAAAAAAAATACAAGAAAAAGGTGTTGTATTTAACTGTGATAAAATTTCTGATATGGATTTATTTAAATGGACAAAAAGAAAATTTGAAAGTTTTGGAGCTATAATAGAAAATGAACAAGTTATGTACTTTATTGAATCTCAAGGATATAGAGATAAAAATAGTGAAAAGACTCTCTCGGATCTGGAAAATGAAATAATTAAAATTAGCTCTTTTGTAGGTAAAGGAAATAAAGTAAATAATGAGATTATAGATAGACTATCTCAAAAGAAAATAGAAAATGATATTTTTAAACTTATAGATTATATGGGAGAAAAGAATTCTTCATCTGCTATAAAAATATTAAATGATATGATTAGTGAAGGGGAATCCGTTCTTGGAATATTTGCTATGATAAGTAGACAGTTTAAAATTGTTCTTCAGGTTAGAAATCTACAAATAGAAGGTACTTCTGTAAATGATATTTGTGAAAAATTAAGTTTGAGACAATTTGTTGTTAATAAAGCATTAAAACAAAGTCGTAATTTTTCGGATAATATAATAATAGATATGTTAAACTTTATATTAGAAAATGATTTTAAAATTAAAAATGGATTAATAAAAGATACTTTGGCCATAGAAATACTAGTTAGTAAATACTGCCAAAGAAATATTAGTTAA
- a CDS encoding ComEC/Rec2 family competence protein, which translates to MRRPILILFIFLLFISVIYTNNKSLDEIEDKENITIEGVVKDKVEKDKYDQYKIEKYLVNDYSKKLDIKIGKIVEINGIIKSLDKMNFDDFNYGRHVKGMGFKGVITAKYYKIQGYSKFYTFVGNTKTYLRDTFKYLYKDKSDFINSLILGQKEYLSKEEKDMFSKTGTSHAIAISGLHTGILCTMIAVIIKGINKFYKLIILTIVMILYSIMIGFSPSISRAIVFVVIMYMAIFLDEKRDGICTLSLIGVFLIVNNPYIIYNTSFQLSFLATLSIIYFYKIINRYLKISIISISLSANILTLPIVYYVFGGISVLFLIGNMIVVPVIGIIMNLSIISVILFRFSILISKILAYLSKSIIIMVYYLLDKLAGNKLAYIEINNPKLFYVTFYYILIFSYMIYRELKIMKEQENGLQGYYKEY; encoded by the coding sequence ATGAGAAGGCCAATATTAATATTATTTATATTTTTATTGTTCATATCTGTTATTTATACAAATAACAAATCCTTAGATGAAATTGAAGATAAAGAAAATATAACTATAGAAGGTGTGGTAAAAGATAAAGTTGAAAAGGATAAATATGATCAATATAAAATAGAAAAATACTTAGTAAATGATTACAGTAAAAAACTAGACATAAAAATAGGCAAAATAGTTGAAATAAATGGAATCATTAAAAGTTTAGATAAAATGAACTTTGATGATTTTAATTATGGTAGACATGTAAAAGGTATGGGATTTAAAGGTGTTATAACTGCTAAGTATTATAAAATACAAGGATATAGCAAATTCTATACTTTTGTAGGTAATACAAAAACTTATTTGAGAGATACATTCAAATATTTATATAAAGATAAATCTGATTTTATTAATTCTTTAATATTAGGTCAAAAGGAATACTTGAGTAAAGAAGAAAAAGACATGTTTTCAAAAACGGGGACTAGTCATGCAATAGCTATATCGGGGCTTCATACAGGCATACTATGCACTATGATTGCAGTAATTATAAAAGGAATTAATAAATTTTATAAACTTATAATTTTAACTATTGTAATGATTTTATACAGTATAATGATTGGATTTTCACCATCTATAAGTAGAGCAATAGTTTTTGTTGTAATTATGTATATGGCCATATTCTTGGATGAAAAGAGGGATGGGATATGCACACTATCTTTGATAGGTGTATTTTTGATTGTAAATAATCCTTATATAATTTATAATACATCTTTTCAATTATCTTTTTTAGCGACTTTATCTATTATATATTTTTATAAAATAATAAATAGATACTTAAAAATAAGTATTATATCCATAAGTTTAAGTGCCAATATATTAACTTTGCCAATTGTATATTATGTGTTCGGAGGAATATCGGTTCTATTTCTTATTGGAAACATGATTGTTGTTCCTGTGATTGGTATAATAATGAATTTAAGTATAATTAGTGTAATTTTATTTAGATTTAGTATTTTAATATCAAAAATTTTAGCATATTTAAGCAAAAGTATTATTATTATGGTATATTATTTATTAGACAAACTCGCGGGGAATAAATTAGCATATATTGAAATTAACAATCCTAAATTATTTTATGTAACTTTTTATTACATTTTAATTTTTTCGTATATGATATATAGAGAGTTAAAAATTATGAAGGAGCAAGAAAATGGATTACAAGGATATTATAAGGAATATTAA
- a CDS encoding GNAT family N-acetyltransferase: protein MKIRFARECDQNNIMKIWNYCFNDGPKFTDYYFNNKYKNYNTIVVEEEANIVSSLQLNQYKIRLNDKEYETSYVVGVSTLPEARGRGYMKHIMDFTLNELYKKEQLISILMPIDYRLYRKYGYEHCYDQIEYEINIEDLGGFKSSGILIKATSDHINEMINIERSFLENLNGKVIRDKDYYKNLFKEIESEDGHIYIHRNEESDGYIIYFINGNNIFVRELYYKNMNALKGMLRFIYNHNTQCKKVNITSPLGDKIKFALSNPRTVTMKLKPFMMGRVINFKKYLESLYIEGNDKSSIIISIKDNYIKENNKIFKITLENNKLVVEDGDFDYDVEFNINTISQLAFSYINSKEAYLLNDLEENKEVIKFLDLIFVKKQNYINEYV from the coding sequence ATGAAAATTAGGTTTGCTAGGGAATGTGATCAGAATAATATAATGAAAATTTGGAACTATTGTTTTAATGATGGCCCTAAATTTACAGATTATTATTTTAATAATAAATATAAAAATTATAACACAATAGTAGTTGAGGAAGAGGCGAATATAGTCTCTTCTCTTCAATTAAATCAATATAAGATAAGATTGAATGATAAAGAATATGAAACGTCTTATGTTGTAGGAGTATCTACCTTGCCAGAAGCTAGGGGGAGAGGCTACATGAAGCATATTATGGATTTTACTTTAAATGAGTTGTATAAAAAAGAACAGCTTATATCAATATTGATGCCAATAGATTATAGGTTGTATAGAAAATATGGATATGAGCATTGTTATGATCAAATAGAGTATGAAATTAATATAGAAGATTTAGGTGGATTTAAATCTTCTGGTATTTTAATAAAGGCTACTTCGGATCACATTAATGAAATGATAAATATAGAAAGATCTTTCTTAGAAAATTTAAATGGAAAAGTAATAAGGGATAAAGATTACTATAAAAATTTATTCAAAGAAATAGAAAGTGAAGATGGACATATTTATATTCATAGAAATGAGGAAAGTGATGGATATATAATATACTTTATAAATGGGAACAATATTTTTGTTAGAGAATTATATTATAAAAACATGAATGCTCTTAAGGGAATGTTGAGATTCATATACAACCACAATACTCAATGCAAAAAAGTAAATATAACATCACCTTTAGGTGATAAGATAAAATTTGCTTTATCAAATCCTAGAACTGTTACTATGAAATTAAAACCTTTTATGATGGGAAGAGTTATTAATTTTAAGAAATATTTAGAAAGTTTATATATAGAAGGTAACGATAAATCAAGTATAATTATTTCTATTAAAGATAATTATATAAAGGAAAATAATAAAATATTTAAAATTACCTTAGAAAATAATAAGTTGGTTGTGGAAGATGGTGACTTTGATTACGACGTAGAGTTTAATATAAACACTATATCTCAACTAGCATTTTCTTATATCAATTCAAAAGAAGCTTATTTATTAAATGACTTGGAAGAAAATAAAGAGGTTATAAAATTTTTGGATTTAATTTTTGTTAAAAAACAAAATTACATAAATGAATATGTATAA
- a CDS encoding DUF2156 domain-containing protein, which yields MIFKDINMESREMLNPYFDLVDYEACEYCFNTLYMWQHLYKTGYYIGDGFAVIVAEYEGNTFSILPLAKKEDMPRVIQFVVDYFEKEQKKIYFRGITQEVVDFLKENYPGKFNYIEERDLFDYVYDGESMRELKGRKNVKKRNHINYFKKEYEGRYEYRLLDEKDFDACLELVQEWTSNKEENNAVDEEMEEELIGIKKLFENYSILKDKLKIAGIFIDGKLEAFTMGEYINPNMALIHIEKANPVIRGLYPFINQQFLVNEFSDVEFVNREEDLGIEGLRKAKLSYHPVRFVEKYTVREV from the coding sequence ATGATTTTTAAAGATATAAATATGGAATCTAGAGAAATGCTTAATCCATATTTCGATTTAGTAGATTATGAAGCGTGTGAATATTGTTTTAATACATTATATATGTGGCAACATTTATATAAAACTGGTTATTATATAGGAGATGGATTTGCTGTAATAGTTGCAGAATATGAAGGAAATACATTTTCCATATTACCATTAGCTAAAAAAGAAGATATGCCAAGAGTTATACAATTTGTTGTTGATTACTTTGAAAAAGAACAAAAGAAAATCTATTTTAGAGGTATAACACAAGAAGTAGTAGATTTCTTAAAAGAAAATTACCCAGGAAAATTCAATTATATTGAAGAAAGAGATTTATTCGATTATGTTTATGATGGGGAAAGCATGAGAGAACTAAAAGGTAGAAAGAACGTAAAGAAAAGAAATCATATAAATTACTTCAAAAAAGAATATGAAGGAAGATACGAATATAGATTACTTGATGAAAAAGATTTTGATGCTTGTTTAGAACTAGTGCAAGAGTGGACTAGCAACAAAGAAGAAAATAATGCTGTAGATGAAGAGATGGAAGAAGAGCTTATTGGAATTAAGAAACTATTTGAAAACTACAGTATTTTAAAAGATAAACTTAAAATAGCTGGAATATTTATAGACGGGAAATTAGAAGCTTTTACAATGGGAGAGTATATTAACCCTAATATGGCTTTAATTCATATAGAAAAAGCTAATCCAGTCATAAGAGGATTATATCCATTTATAAATCAACAATTTTTAGTTAATGAATTTAGTGATGTAGAGTTTGTAAATAGAGAAGAAGATTTAGGGATAGAAGGACTTAGAAAGGCAAAACTTTCTTATCACCCAGTTAGATTTGTAGAAAAATATACTGTTAGAGAGGTATAA
- a CDS encoding ComEC/Rec2 family competence protein: protein MIIALLLTLCCGCDRYKDFLSVHIIDVGQGDCILIKTPQNQNILVDGGDDNTYKIIKTYLKLNKVNNLDIIIATHLDKDHIGSLDEIINNFDVKKVYTPNQKDDSSHYYDLVNACKNKKLKINHLSKGDSVKINSTTFLNVLSPSYIQDNNNQNSIVFNLEYKNMDFLFTGDCEETNEIEMTNSFELGDVDFLKVAHHGSSSSSIDSFVKEVSPSIAAISCGYKNQYGHPHKSTLDTLEKYGAKTIRTDVNGDLIFYSDGYKIFTSKNYK from the coding sequence ATGATTATAGCTTTACTTCTTACTTTATGTTGTGGTTGCGACAGATATAAAGATTTTTTATCTGTACATATTATAGATGTAGGACAAGGAGATTGTATTTTAATAAAAACTCCTCAAAATCAAAATATATTAGTTGATGGCGGAGATGACAATACTTATAAAATTATAAAAACTTATTTAAAATTGAATAAAGTAAATAATTTAGACATAATTATAGCTACTCACTTAGATAAGGATCACATTGGTAGTTTAGACGAAATTATTAATAATTTTGACGTAAAGAAAGTTTATACACCAAACCAAAAAGATGATTCATCCCATTATTATGATCTTGTAAATGCTTGCAAAAATAAAAAACTTAAAATCAATCATTTAAGTAAAGGTGACTCCGTAAAAATAAACAGTACTACATTTCTAAATGTACTTAGTCCTTCTTATATACAGGATAATAACAATCAAAATTCCATTGTATTTAATTTAGAATATAAAAACATGGACTTTTTATTTACAGGAGACTGCGAAGAAACAAACGAGATTGAGATGACTAATTCATTTGAACTTGGAGATGTTGATTTTTTAAAAGTTGCTCACCATGGAAGTAGTTCTTCTTCTATTGATAGCTTTGTAAAAGAGGTCAGTCCTTCCATTGCAGCAATATCTTGTGGTTACAAAAACCAATATGGTCATCCACATAAATCAACTTTAGATACTTTGGAAAAATACGGTGCAAAAACTATCCGTACTGACGTTAATGGCGACTTAATATTTTATAGCGATGGATACAAGATTTTTACTAGTAAAAATTATAAGTAA
- a CDS encoding sensor histidine kinase encodes MVEKYIYSHNEDLKYLNEEELRYRGKLINPLLLEKATWYLLLLIYCIWIRKNLDLSFGIGLESFLGGLVPNSLGYCSLILIYIIIGFTGIKLIVKTVQLYALAANSNEEVEMLIKKKIFKKWCMYVLNTIFSISLINYVSSNLHMWFNILIITIIIKIVIKSFGLLISKFRIAMISGALEDVIEEVENGDFNKIEDSMIELIGDGDGIEFIWGVGFKHIIMELKTLFEKIEEITKEEKELYQNKNYLITNLSHDLKTPLTSIINSIYILKHEKLSEEEAKEQIEILEKKLERLNILMENLNETVEAEYEGLVVNKKEIKINKIIKNEICLYKGKFENSNLDIKLNFPKEDVTLYLDEEKIIRIIDNILSNIHKYSLEDTRVYIDIIKNEESVEMRFKNISKYDIDVNVDTIGKRFVQGDKSRNIEGHGLGLSIIKSLSNIQGGKVELDIQGDLFKLALKFSII; translated from the coding sequence ATGGTAGAAAAGTATATTTATTCTCACAATGAAGATTTGAAATATTTAAATGAAGAAGAGTTAAGATATAGAGGTAAATTAATTAATCCTTTACTTTTGGAAAAAGCGACTTGGTATTTGTTACTATTGATTTACTGTATATGGATAAGGAAAAATTTAGATTTATCCTTTGGAATTGGACTTGAAAGTTTTCTTGGTGGACTTGTTCCTAATAGTCTAGGATATTGTTCATTAATATTGATATATATAATAATAGGATTTACAGGGATTAAACTAATAGTAAAAACAGTTCAACTATATGCTTTAGCAGCTAACAGCAATGAAGAAGTGGAAATGCTAATAAAGAAGAAAATATTTAAAAAATGGTGTATGTATGTTTTAAACACCATATTTTCAATAAGTCTAATAAATTATGTTTCCTCAAATTTACACATGTGGTTTAACATACTTATAATAACTATTATTATAAAAATAGTTATAAAATCATTTGGACTTTTGATTAGTAAATTTAGAATAGCTATGATAAGTGGAGCTTTGGAAGATGTTATAGAAGAAGTTGAAAATGGAGATTTTAATAAGATTGAAGATTCAATGATAGAGCTTATAGGAGATGGTGATGGTATCGAGTTTATTTGGGGAGTAGGTTTTAAACATATTATTATGGAGCTTAAAACTTTATTTGAAAAAATTGAAGAGATAACAAAAGAAGAAAAAGAGCTTTATCAAAATAAGAATTATTTAATAACTAATCTATCTCATGATTTAAAAACTCCCTTAACTTCTATTATTAATTCTATTTATATATTAAAACATGAAAAATTAAGTGAAGAAGAAGCAAAAGAGCAAATTGAGATACTAGAAAAAAAATTAGAAAGACTAAATATTTTAATGGAAAATTTGAATGAAACGGTAGAGGCAGAATATGAAGGATTAGTTGTAAATAAAAAAGAAATAAAAATAAATAAGATCATAAAAAATGAAATATGTCTTTATAAGGGTAAATTTGAAAATTCCAATTTGGATATAAAACTAAATTTTCCAAAAGAAGATGTTACTCTATATTTAGATGAAGAAAAAATTATAAGAATTATTGATAATATACTTAGTAATATACATAAGTACTCTTTAGAGGATACAAGAGTATATATTGATATAATTAAAAATGAAGAAAGTGTTGAAATGAGATTCAAAAATATTAGTAAATATGATATAGATGTTAATGTTGATACAATTGGGAAAAGATTTGTTCAAGGAGATAAATCAAGAAATATAGAAGGCCATGGTTTGGGATTGAGCATAATAAAAAGTCTATCAAATATTCAAGGAGGTAAGGTAGAACTTGATATTCAAGGAGATTTGTTTAAACTTGCTTTAAAATTTTCTATTATATAA
- a CDS encoding response regulator transcription factor → MYKNSVLIVDDEKEIPDAIERYLKPENIKVLKAYDGKEALKIIDGEEIHLVIMDIMMPNMDGIEATMKIREEKNIPIIMLTAKSEYSDKILGLNIGADDYITKPFYPLELIARVKSQLRRYINLGNFKNENKSKSINIGGVKLDLESKCLIVDGEEKKITFLEYKILEVLMSNPGRVFSTEEIYERAWGERCVSTDTVMVHIRRIREKIEINPKEPRYLKVVWGIGYKFEKISNYSK, encoded by the coding sequence ATGTACAAGAATAGTGTATTAATAGTAGATGATGAAAAAGAAATACCGGATGCTATTGAAAGATATTTAAAGCCTGAAAATATAAAAGTATTAAAGGCTTATGATGGAAAAGAAGCTTTGAAGATTATAGATGGTGAAGAAATACACTTAGTAATAATGGATATAATGATGCCTAATATGGATGGCATTGAAGCAACTATGAAAATAAGAGAAGAAAAAAATATTCCAATAATAATGCTAACTGCAAAATCTGAATACAGTGATAAAATTCTAGGTTTAAATATAGGTGCAGATGATTATATTACAAAACCATTTTATCCATTGGAATTAATAGCTAGAGTGAAATCTCAGCTTAGAAGATATATTAATTTAGGTAACTTTAAGAATGAAAATAAAAGTAAATCTATAAATATAGGCGGGGTAAAATTAGATTTGGAAAGCAAGTGTCTAATTGTAGATGGAGAGGAAAAGAAAATAACTTTTTTAGAGTATAAAATTTTAGAGGTGCTTATGAGTAATCCTGGAAGAGTATTTTCGACAGAAGAAATTTATGAGAGAGCTTGGGGAGAAAGGTGTGTAAGTACAGATACTGTAATGGTTCATATTAGAAGGATTAGAGAGAAAATAGAGATAAATCCTAAAGAACCAAGATATTTAAAGGTGGTGTGGGGAATTGGATATAAGTTCGAAAAAATTTCAAACTACAGCAAATAA
- a CDS encoding tRNA threonylcarbamoyladenosine dehydratase, which produces MKDFTMRTSLIVGDEGIDKLEKSNVIVFGVGGVGSFATEALVRAGVGNITIVDFDDVDITNINRQLPALHSTVGKLKVDVMKERLLDINPDLNIRAVAKKYNKETTDEILIENYDYVVDAIDMVTSKILLVEECNKKGLKLVSSMGMGNKLDPTKIVVTDIHKTHTCPLAKVMRKELKDRRIKKLKVVYSEEQPQELKKKIMNGRKVTPGSTSFVPSVGGLTIASVVVNDLINK; this is translated from the coding sequence ATGAAAGATTTTACCATGAGAACAAGCCTTATTGTTGGAGATGAGGGGATAGATAAGTTAGAAAAATCAAATGTTATAGTATTTGGAGTTGGAGGCGTGGGAAGTTTTGCTACAGAAGCTTTAGTTCGTGCTGGGGTTGGAAATATAACTATAGTAGATTTTGATGATGTGGACATAACAAATATAAATAGACAATTGCCAGCTCTACATTCGACAGTAGGAAAATTAAAAGTAGATGTGATGAAAGAAAGATTACTAGATATTAATCCAGATTTAAATATAAGAGCTGTAGCTAAAAAATATAATAAAGAAACTACAGATGAAATACTAATAGAAAATTATGATTATGTAGTGGATGCAATAGACATGGTTACATCTAAAATTTTATTGGTTGAAGAATGTAATAAAAAAGGATTAAAGCTAGTATCTTCTATGGGAATGGGAAATAAGTTAGATCCAACAAAAATAGTAGTTACAGATATACACAAAACTCACACTTGTCCTCTTGCTAAAGTAATGAGAAAAGAATTAAAAGATAGAAGAATTAAAAAACTTAAGGTAGTTTACTCTGAAGAACAACCGCAAGAACTAAAGAAAAAAATAATGAATGGAAGAAAGGTTACTCCAGGGAGTACTTCATTTGTACCATCCGTAGGAGGACTAACAATTGCTTCAGTTGTTGTAAATGATTTAATTAATAAATAA